One genomic segment of Armatimonadota bacterium includes these proteins:
- a CDS encoding alpha/beta hydrolase has product MSIIVIDNQRVHYEVFGRGKPVVFLHGWLGSWRYWYTSMEIVAQHFRTYSFDFWGFGDSRTNEMPTIQGYSNQVIRFLDAMGIDRAALVGHSMGGMVALKTALDHPGRVVRVATVGAPINGNSLSWMLKLVDRPFFAEFFARRPWLRRSLFRFFFGDSLDPEVDEVFEDSTKSTADTIRSAIHSMWRTDLTPLLDRLQVPALVVHGARDEIVNPNQLQLFVHVPMAQVVRMERSRHFPFVDEAEQFHNILLDFLKQPDPMAPTRKAATTPKPDPVPPRPEPPTLPINGNNHLPAGHDTPHPQSLPSPSRSIFPPGS; this is encoded by the coding sequence ATGAGCATCATTGTTATCGACAACCAACGGGTTCACTACGAAGTGTTTGGTCGCGGCAAGCCGGTCGTCTTCCTCCACGGCTGGTTAGGAAGCTGGCGCTACTGGTACACCTCGATGGAGATCGTTGCCCAGCACTTCCGCACCTATTCGTTTGATTTTTGGGGATTTGGTGATTCGCGCACGAACGAAATGCCCACGATCCAGGGCTATTCCAATCAGGTTATCCGCTTTCTCGACGCCATGGGGATTGACCGGGCAGCGCTGGTGGGGCATTCAATGGGTGGCATGGTTGCGTTGAAAACGGCACTCGATCATCCTGGACGGGTAGTACGAGTCGCCACAGTAGGCGCGCCCATTAACGGCAACTCGCTCTCGTGGATGCTCAAACTCGTGGATCGTCCCTTCTTCGCCGAATTTTTCGCCCGTCGGCCATGGCTGCGTCGATCACTGTTCCGGTTTTTCTTCGGCGACTCTCTCGATCCTGAAGTTGACGAAGTATTTGAAGACAGCACCAAATCAACTGCCGACACGATTCGGTCGGCAATCCACTCGATGTGGCGCACCGATCTCACTCCTTTGCTGGATCGGTTGCAGGTGCCGGCACTGGTTGTCCACGGTGCTCGCGATGAGATTGTAAATCCCAACCAGCTTCAGCTCTTTGTCCATGTCCCAATGGCGCAGGTCGTTCGGATGGAACGGAGCCGTCATTTTCCGTTTGTTGATGAAGCCGAGCAGTTCCACAACATTCTGCTCGACTTTCTCAAGCAGCCTGACCCGATGGCACCAACCCGTAAAGCAGCAACAACACCAAAGCCCGATCCGGTACCACCACGCCCCGAACCACCGACATTGCCGATTAACGGGAATAATCATCTGCCGGCGGGACACGACACACCCCACCCGCAATCACTACCTTCGCCGTCACGTTCGATATTTCCTCCAGGAAGCTGA